From one Lycium ferocissimum isolate CSIRO_LF1 chromosome 7, AGI_CSIRO_Lferr_CH_V1, whole genome shotgun sequence genomic stretch:
- the LOC132065019 gene encoding glycine-rich RNA-binding protein GRP1A-like, producing the protein MADVEYRCFVGGLAWATTDQTLSDAFQQFGEVLESKIINDRETGRSRGFGFVTFKDEEAMRNAIEGMNGQDLDGRNITVNEAQSRGGGGGGGRGGGGYGGGRREGGGGGYGGGGGGYGGGGRREGGYGGGGGYGGGRREGGGGGYGGGDRYNGGGGGDRYSRGGGGGGSEGNWRS; encoded by the exons ATGGCAGATGTTGAATACAGGTGCTTTGTCGGTGGGCTGGCATGGGCCACCACCGACCAAACACTTTCCGATGCTTTCCAACAGTTCGGTGAAGTTCTCGAATCGAAG ATCATTAATGACCGGGAAACTGGTAGATCTAGAGGATTTGGATTTGTTACCTTCAAGGATGAGGAAGCAATGAGGAATGCAATTGAAGGAATGAATGGTCAGGATTTGGACGGACGTAACATCACTGTGAACGAAGCTCAGTCCCGTGGTGGCGGCGGCGGTGGAGGAAGAGGCGGCGGTGGTTACGGTGGTGGCCGACGTGAAGGCGGCGGCGGTGGATACGGTGGAGGTGGCGGCGGCTACGGAGGTGGTGGCCGTCGTGAAGGTGGATACGGTGGTGGTGGCGGTTACGGAGGTGGCCGTCGTgaaggtggtggtggtggttatggTGGAGGTGACCGTTAcaatggtggtggtggtggagaccGTTACTCAAGAggcggtggtggtggtggatcTGAGGGAAACTGGAGGAGTTAG